DNA from Rhodobacteraceae bacterium M382:
GACGCCGCGCCGACAGGGTCAGACGCTGCATTTCCCGGCTCAGCGCGTCAGGGTCATCGCGGTCCAGCCCGTCGGTGATCAACAGCACAACCGCCCCCCGCCCCATCACCCGGCGCGACCAGTCGCGGTTAAAGCTGTGCAGGCATTGCCCGATCCGTGTGCCGCCTTCCCAATCCTGTGCTTCTGCTCCGGCGGCGGCCAATGCGGCATCCACATCCCTCTGACGCAGGTGGCGGGTGATATTGGTCAGCCGTGTGCCAAAGGTAAACGCATGGACCTTGGCCCAACCGGCACCTTTGGCGTTCGAAACGGCATGGAGAAAATGCAGTATCACACGGCTATATTGGCTCATCGATCCGGAGATATCGCAAAGAACAACCAGATTGGGCCAACGTTCTCGCGGGGTGGCACGGGCCATGTCGCGCAATTCACCGCCCTGGCGCAGGGACTGGCGCAGGGTCCGGTGCCAATCCGGATGCTGCCCCAGCAGGGCCACCTGACGCCGACGCGATTTGATCGGCTTCACCGGCAACTGCAGCTGCGCCAGCATCCGCTTGGCGCGGGCGACCTCTTCGGTGCTCATCTGTTCGAAATCGAGACTGCGCAGACGCTCTTCGGCCGAAATGGTCATCGAAGCATCCACTTCGATCTCGGTTCCGTCTTCCTCTTCCTCGCCTGCCGGGGCCTCCTCGGGGCGGATGCCATCCAACAGCGCCTCGGCGGCCCGTTTTTCGCCGGGATCAGCGGCGCGCTCCTCCTGCACCCCGCGAATGGCGGGCAACATCGCCGCCATCATATGTTCCAGATACTGCGGGTTGCGCCAATACAGCCGAAACACCTGCGCAAAGACCGTGCGATGCTCGGGTTTGGACACGAAACAGGCGTGCAGCGCCCAATAAAAATCATCCCGAGAGGTGAACCCGGCGGCGGCCACGGCCCCGATCGCGTCGATCACCCGGCCCGGCCCAATGGGCAGTCCCGCCTTGCGCAGCGCGCGGGCGAAATGGGTGATGTTCTGGGCCAGCTTGGGCTCATCCGGCAGGGTCAGTTCGGGGTATTCAGGCATCGGACGCCTCATGGGGGCTCTGCCCGCATCCCCCGGGGATGTTTCCGGCAAGAGCAAACATCAGACCGGTTCCAGCGACGCTTTGGCCTGATCCAGAATACGTTTGGCCTCGGACCCTTGCAGGCGGGCAATGTCGTCCTGGTATTTCAGGATCGCGCCCAATGTGTCGGCGATCACCTCCGGGCTGAGCGTCACCACATCCAGCGCCAACAGACAATTGGCCCAGTCGATGGTTTCGGCCACTCCCGGTTTCTTGAACAGGTCTTCGGTGCGCAGGGATTGGACAAAGGCCACCACCTCGCGGCTCAGCTGGTCCGAGGCCGCTGGCGCGCGGGCGTTCAGAATGTCCACTTCGCGCGCGAAATCGGGATAATCCACCCAATGATACAGACAGCGCCGTTTCAATGCGTCATGCACCTCGCGGGTGCGGTTCGAGGTCAGGATGACAATCGGCGGTTCGGCGGCCTTGATCGTGCCCAGCTCCGGGATGGTCACCTGAAAATCGCTCAGCGCTTCGAGCAGGAACGCCTCGAACGGTTCGTCGGTGCGGTCGAGCTCGTCGATCAGCAGCACCGGCGCACGTCCCTGTTCGTCCGGCTGCATGGCCTGCAACAACGGGCGGCGCACCAGAAAATCATCGCTGAACAATTCGGCCTGCAACGCGGCCCGGTCCGCGCCGCCTGCCGCCTCGGCGGTGCGGATGGCGATCATCTGAGCCGCAAAATTCCATTCATAGACAGCCGACGACGCATCCAGCCCCTCATAGCATTGCAACCGGATCAGGCGGCGGTCCAACCCGGCGGCCAGCGCCTTGGCGATCTCGGTCTTGCCCACGCCCGCTTCGCCCTCCAGAAACAGCGGCCGCCCCAATTTGAGCGACAGGAACACGACCGTGGCCAGCGCCCGGCCACAGACATAATTCTGTTCGTCCAGCATCTGCTGCACGGCGTCGATGGATTGTGGTAGCTGCATGTGCCCTCCGTCCCGGTTGCCGTATCAGCCCATGCACTCCCCGCAACGTCAAGCCGGGTCATCACGTCACTTGCGCACATCCCGGTCAGACAGGACCCGTTGTCCCACCAGCAATGAAACAATCTGCCTAAAGATTGACGGAATCCGCCGAAAATGTAATGAATTGGGAAACAATAATCAGGTATCCACCGCTGTGAACGGGTGGGGCCACAAGGCGGAACGAGCAATGCCCAGATTGACGGCCCGCACGGGCAGGAAATGGTTTGGAGGTGCGGCATGCGCATCACCGCGGTAACATGTGTCAAGAACGAAGGGCCGTTCCTGTTGGAGTGGATCGCCTATAACCGCGTGATCGGGGTCACCGATTTCCTGTTTTATTCCAATGATTGTTCGGACGGGACAGACCGTCTGTTGGACACGCTGGCCGACCGTGGTCTGGTTCAGCATCTGCCCAACCCGGCCCAAGGGCGCAATTACCAGATGGAGGCGCTGAAAGACGCGCGCAAACACAACGTGGTGGCGAACGCCGATTGGGTGTGGATTGCGGATGTGGATGAGTTCCTGAACATTCATGCGGGCGATCACACCATCCCGGCCCTGATCGCCGCCTGCGGGGCCGAACGCCAGGCCATTTCGGTGAATTTCCAGTTTTTTGCCAATGACGACATCGACGCGTTTGTCGATGAACCGGTGATTGCCCAATTCACCCGCTGTCACAATCCGGACCTGTGGTGTGGCGAATCCTCGGTCGAAGTCAAATCCCTGGTCCGCCAGGATTTTCCGCTGCAATATTATGGGGCGCACCGGCCGTTTTTCAAAGGCAACCTGGCCAAGAAGAAACACCCCAGCTGGTCGGATGCCTCAGGGCGCGATGTCCCGCATCGCTTTCTGGTGGCGGCCAATCCGCGCCGGATCCGCAAATTTCCCGCCCGTGGCAGTCGTGCGTTTGCGACGTTGAACCACTATGCGTTGCGCTCGCTCGACAGCTATCTGGTCAAAAACGACCGCGGCGACGTGAACCGGGAAAACCGCGCCTTTGACGACACCTATTGGCGCGAACGCAACGACCCCGCCTGGCAGGATCCGTCGATCCAGCGGATGCTGCCCGCATTGGAGGCCGAATTGGCCAGGCTGAAATCCGACCCCGAGATTGCCGCCTGCCATGCAGAGGCCGTGCAGCTGCATCTGGCCAAACGGGACGAACTGATGGCACAGCCGACCTATCAGGAGATGCGCAAACAGCTGAAGCACGCCTCCAAGATGCCCCCACAGGAAGAAGCCCTGTTGCGCGATTTGGGCCTGATGGAAGAGGCAGCCCCGGCATGAGCATTCAGGTGGTCAATCTGGGTTTGCCGAAATCGGGCACCACCACCTTGGCCCGCGCTCTGCGCGAGGCGGGATACGAGGTGGCCGATCATCGCTTTGGCCGCAAGGCGCTGCCGCATCCGACGCTGCGCATGGCCTTTGTCGCGGAGCGCATCTATCAGGGCTATTTCGAAACCGGCGATCCGATGGCGCGGCTGATCGGCGTCGAGGCCATTTCCGAAATGTCGATGCTGCGCGGCGACAGTTCCCTGTGGCCACAGATGGATTTCGCCCTGATCCTGGCAATCAAGACGCATCATCCGAACGTGAAATTCCTGGCCTCGCGTCGCGATGCATTCGCAATGTCCAAATCCATGCTGGCCTGGTCCAACCTGGGCACCACGCGCCTGCCGATGGCCCAGATCCCGGGGCTGCCAGCGGGATATGGTCAGACGACCAAGGAACGGATGCAGTGGATTGACGGGCATTACACCGCGCTGGCGGCGTTTTTTGCCGGGCGAGACGACTTTTTGGAATTCGAGATTTCAGACCCCGACGCACCCCACCGGATCGGCGCGTTTCTGGGACGCGACCTGCCCTGGTGGGGCAAATTGAACGCCAATCCGATCCTGACCACAGACAGCGACCCGGCCCGTTCACAAGACAGCGCACAGGCCAGTTCACAGGCCAGCTCACAAGAAGGCGTGTCATAACCCATGCGGATTTACCTTCATATCGGTCTGGAACAGGTGGGTGCCGACCGGCTGCAAAAAGTGCTGGATGACAAGCGCGAGCAATT
Protein-coding regions in this window:
- a CDS encoding VWA domain-containing protein, encoding MPEYPELTLPDEPKLAQNITHFARALRKAGLPIGPGRVIDAIGAVAAAGFTSRDDFYWALHACFVSKPEHRTVFAQVFRLYWRNPQYLEHMMAAMLPAIRGVQEERAADPGEKRAAEALLDGIRPEEAPAGEEEEDGTEIEVDASMTISAEERLRSLDFEQMSTEEVARAKRMLAQLQLPVKPIKSRRRQVALLGQHPDWHRTLRQSLRQGGELRDMARATPRERWPNLVVLCDISGSMSQYSRVILHFLHAVSNAKGAGWAKVHAFTFGTRLTNITRHLRQRDVDAALAAAGAEAQDWEGGTRIGQCLHSFNRDWSRRVMGRGAVVLLITDGLDRDDPDALSREMQRLTLSARRLIWLNPLLRWDGFAPKAQGIRAMLPHVDSFRAGHSIASLEELAEVISRSDDVGEKARLLRMMS
- a CDS encoding glycosyltransferase family 2 protein — its product is MRITAVTCVKNEGPFLLEWIAYNRVIGVTDFLFYSNDCSDGTDRLLDTLADRGLVQHLPNPAQGRNYQMEALKDARKHNVVANADWVWIADVDEFLNIHAGDHTIPALIAACGAERQAISVNFQFFANDDIDAFVDEPVIAQFTRCHNPDLWCGESSVEVKSLVRQDFPLQYYGAHRPFFKGNLAKKKHPSWSDASGRDVPHRFLVAANPRRIRKFPARGSRAFATLNHYALRSLDSYLVKNDRGDVNRENRAFDDTYWRERNDPAWQDPSIQRMLPALEAELARLKSDPEIAACHAEAVQLHLAKRDELMAQPTYQEMRKQLKHASKMPPQEEALLRDLGLMEEAAPA
- a CDS encoding sulfotransferase family protein; protein product: MSIQVVNLGLPKSGTTTLARALREAGYEVADHRFGRKALPHPTLRMAFVAERIYQGYFETGDPMARLIGVEAISEMSMLRGDSSLWPQMDFALILAIKTHHPNVKFLASRRDAFAMSKSMLAWSNLGTTRLPMAQIPGLPAGYGQTTKERMQWIDGHYTALAAFFAGRDDFLEFEISDPDAPHRIGAFLGRDLPWWGKLNANPILTTDSDPARSQDSAQASSQASSQEGVS
- a CDS encoding MoxR family ATPase, with protein sequence MQLPQSIDAVQQMLDEQNYVCGRALATVVFLSLKLGRPLFLEGEAGVGKTEIAKALAAGLDRRLIRLQCYEGLDASSAVYEWNFAAQMIAIRTAEAAGGADRAALQAELFSDDFLVRRPLLQAMQPDEQGRAPVLLIDELDRTDEPFEAFLLEALSDFQVTIPELGTIKAAEPPIVILTSNRTREVHDALKRRCLYHWVDYPDFAREVDILNARAPAASDQLSREVVAFVQSLRTEDLFKKPGVAETIDWANCLLALDVVTLSPEVIADTLGAILKYQDDIARLQGSEAKRILDQAKASLEPV